A single genomic interval of Sinorhizobium garamanticum harbors:
- a CDS encoding citryl-CoA lyase codes for MQIGKQQTATSRISTASAERVEVRGRDLCRDLMGRLTFTEYFHLLTTGREPTENQRYFLDLLLIAIAEHGIMPTVQAARMTLAADPGSLQGALAAGLLGCGPVLVGTAELCGALLVKAEARIAGGEDADVVVRALVTDIREAGGKVPGFGHPVHRPVDPRAERILELADQRGVSGTHVKLARMTRTIAAEVWGKPLVMNVSMPIAAVLLDLGFPVTMIKAIPLLARAGGILAHLTEERENPIGFAMASAAEAAVTYRNDEEEGGS; via the coding sequence ATGCAAATCGGCAAACAGCAGACGGCGACGAGCCGGATCTCAACGGCGAGCGCGGAACGGGTCGAGGTGCGCGGCCGTGATCTCTGCCGCGACCTCATGGGGCGGCTGACGTTTACGGAATACTTCCATCTGCTGACGACCGGCCGAGAGCCGACGGAGAACCAGCGCTATTTTCTCGACCTCTTGCTGATCGCGATCGCCGAGCACGGCATAATGCCGACCGTGCAGGCGGCGCGGATGACGCTAGCCGCCGACCCCGGTTCGCTGCAGGGCGCTCTCGCAGCCGGTCTTCTCGGTTGCGGGCCGGTGCTCGTCGGAACCGCGGAACTCTGCGGTGCGCTGCTGGTGAAGGCCGAGGCGCGCATCGCCGGCGGCGAGGATGCCGATGTGGTGGTGCGCGCATTGGTCACGGACATTCGCGAGGCGGGTGGCAAGGTGCCGGGCTTCGGCCATCCGGTGCACCGGCCCGTCGATCCGCGCGCCGAGCGCATTCTGGAACTCGCCGATCAGCGCGGCGTGAGCGGCACTCATGTGAAGCTCGCACGGATGACCCGTACGATCGCCGCCGAGGTCTGGGGCAAACCGCTGGTGATGAACGTGTCCATGCCGATCGCCGCCGTGCTTCTCGACCTCGGCTTCCCGGTGACAATGATCAAGGCGATCCCGCTGCTCGCCCGGGCCGGCGGCATTCTCGCGCACCTGACGGAAGAGCGGGAAAACCCGATCGGCTTCGCCATGGCGTCGGCAGCGGAGGCGGCTGTCACCTACCGGAACGACGAAGAGGAGGGCGGCAGCTGA
- a CDS encoding phenylacetate--CoA ligase family protein: MLDPDIETLPWREQVRLDDQLYRQQIEYLLACSRFYQTKLGSAGFGAAARIGGLAAIAELPLTEKSEIRASCTAADPMGTHVAAPMDEIVRIYSTSGTTGTPSYIPLTAGDLDNWVTTSARSYSASGIRPGEAVVSTYNAGPFVAGAALAAFDRLGLRHIPVGTGNTERLMAAIRLLQPAAAVMTPSYAAYLGEWAAERDFDLKGSSVRRLLVAGEPGGGEPKFRSRLEEAWGAKVTEAMGIGDIGVSLWGECEEQCGMHLGARGFVHAELIDPETAAPIALEDGARGELVLTHLRHRAAPMLRFRTRDHVEMWTSPCRCGRTAPRVRCIGRTDDLLIVRGVNVFPSAIRDVVSEFAPAVSGVILVRPLATGPRQEPPLPVSVELGKDREGGPGLAESIEKRIREVLVVSTRVEILPWGSLQRSEYKSKLVQRPE, encoded by the coding sequence ATGCTTGATCCCGACATAGAGACGCTGCCCTGGCGCGAGCAGGTCCGGCTCGACGATCAGCTCTATCGACAGCAGATCGAATATCTGCTCGCCTGCTCGCGCTTCTACCAGACAAAGTTGGGGAGCGCCGGATTCGGCGCCGCCGCCAGGATCGGCGGTCTTGCCGCCATCGCCGAGCTACCCCTCACCGAAAAGAGCGAAATCCGCGCAAGCTGCACTGCGGCCGATCCGATGGGAACCCATGTGGCCGCGCCGATGGACGAGATCGTGCGGATCTATTCGACCAGCGGAACGACCGGGACGCCGAGCTATATTCCGCTGACGGCGGGCGACCTCGACAACTGGGTGACGACCTCCGCGCGCAGCTATTCCGCCTCCGGCATCCGGCCGGGCGAGGCGGTCGTTTCCACCTACAATGCCGGGCCGTTCGTGGCCGGCGCAGCACTTGCCGCCTTCGATCGGCTTGGCCTGCGCCACATCCCCGTCGGCACCGGAAACACCGAGCGGCTGATGGCGGCGATCCGCCTCCTGCAGCCCGCGGCCGCGGTGATGACGCCCTCCTATGCGGCCTATCTCGGCGAGTGGGCGGCGGAGCGCGACTTTGATCTGAAAGGCTCCAGCGTCAGGCGGCTGCTGGTGGCCGGCGAGCCCGGCGGCGGCGAGCCGAAATTCCGGTCGCGGCTCGAAGAGGCGTGGGGCGCCAAGGTGACCGAGGCGATGGGCATCGGCGATATCGGCGTGTCGCTCTGGGGCGAGTGCGAGGAGCAGTGCGGTATGCATCTCGGCGCCCGCGGCTTCGTGCATGCCGAACTGATCGACCCGGAAACCGCCGCGCCCATCGCGCTTGAGGACGGCGCGCGCGGCGAACTCGTGCTAACGCATCTCCGGCACCGGGCGGCGCCGATGCTCAGGTTTCGCACCCGCGATCACGTGGAGATGTGGACATCGCCCTGCCGCTGCGGGCGAACGGCGCCACGGGTGCGCTGCATCGGCCGCACCGACGACCTGCTGATCGTGCGTGGCGTCAACGTCTTTCCCTCGGCGATCCGCGACGTGGTCAGCGAATTTGCGCCCGCCGTCAGCGGCGTGATCCTGGTGAGGCCCCTGGCGACGGGCCCGCGGCAGGAGCCGCCGTTGCCGGTTTCGGTGGAACTCGGCAAGGATCGCGAAGGCGGCCCGGGACTCGCCGAGAGCATCGAGAAGCGCATCCGCGAGGTGCTCGTCGTCTCGACGCGGGTAGAGATCCTGCCCTGGGGGTCGCTTCAGCGCAGCGAATACAAGTCGAAACTGGTGCAGAGACCGGAGTAA
- a CDS encoding VOC family protein translates to MRKLQSQGVHHITLVGADRQTSIDFWEGLLGMPFIFEQPNLDRATESHLYFDPGDGRLITVFTDEDRKPDPKRTSTDIGCVHHIAFAVSRATFQQAVERLNEREIRHSGVKDRGFMDSIYFEDPLGLLVELASYRFEPPAGHTHAEVLMEAHKVRVARGDYNIAEVHLADAIEALTERTRGSLSEDRTPKNPY, encoded by the coding sequence ATGCGAAAGCTGCAATCGCAAGGGGTCCATCACATCACGCTGGTCGGCGCGGACCGGCAGACGTCGATCGATTTCTGGGAAGGACTGCTCGGCATGCCCTTCATCTTCGAGCAGCCGAACCTCGACCGGGCGACGGAAAGCCATCTTTATTTCGATCCGGGCGACGGTCGGCTGATCACCGTTTTCACCGACGAGGACCGCAAGCCCGATCCGAAGCGGACCTCGACCGACATCGGCTGCGTGCACCACATCGCCTTCGCCGTCTCGCGCGCGACGTTCCAGCAGGCGGTGGAGCGTCTCAACGAGCGGGAGATCCGCCACAGCGGGGTCAAGGACCGCGGCTTCATGGATTCGATCTATTTCGAGGATCCGCTCGGGCTGCTAGTGGAACTCGCCTCCTATCGCTTCGAGCCGCCAGCCGGTCACACCCACGCCGAGGTGCTGATGGAGGCGCACAAGGTGCGAGTGGCGCGCGGCGACTACAACATCGCCGAGGTGCACCTTGCCGATGCCATCGAGGCGCTGACCGAGCGGACACGGGGATCGCTGTCCGAGGATCGGACGCCGAAGAACCCCTATTGA
- a CDS encoding glutathione S-transferase family protein, with translation MPEIKLNVIKPSVNNMTARVFMRAAGLDFNENDVFGQTRTPEYLAKAPSHLTPMIEMGDLPNGALWESCAIMQYLCNKNGLDDLYPKDPEARAMIDSAMFYLIGTFYPYLARATYPALNFPQYPGEVGYSDADPVTKEHARMAATEALAEPLEVFHKFFIGDRSFIGGAKPSIADIRLAATLEFLAVIDYPLPDWAKAYMASMERALGSAYSEPAADVRGYISYVRGER, from the coding sequence ATGCCTGAAATCAAACTCAACGTGATCAAACCCAGCGTCAACAACATGACGGCGCGCGTCTTCATGCGTGCGGCCGGCCTCGATTTCAACGAGAACGACGTCTTCGGCCAGACGCGCACGCCCGAATATCTGGCGAAGGCGCCGTCGCATCTGACGCCGATGATCGAAATGGGCGACCTGCCGAACGGGGCGCTGTGGGAAAGCTGCGCGATCATGCAGTATCTCTGCAACAAGAACGGGCTCGACGATCTCTATCCGAAAGACCCCGAGGCGCGCGCGATGATCGACAGCGCCATGTTCTACCTGATCGGCACGTTTTATCCCTATCTCGCCCGTGCCACCTATCCGGCGCTCAACTTTCCGCAATATCCGGGCGAGGTCGGCTACAGCGATGCCGATCCGGTAACGAAGGAGCATGCGCGCATGGCCGCGACCGAGGCGCTGGCCGAGCCGCTCGAGGTGTTCCACAAGTTCTTCATCGGCGACAGGTCCTTCATCGGCGGCGCGAAGCCTTCGATCGCCGACATCAGGCTTGCCGCAACCCTCGAGTTCCTCGCGGTAATCGACTATCCGCTGCCGGACTGGGCGAAGGCCTATATGGCGTCGATGGAGAGGGCGCTCGGCAGCGCCTATAGCGAACCGGCGGCGGATGTTCGCGGCTATATCAGTTATGTGCGCGGTGAGCGGTGA
- a CDS encoding diguanylate cyclase domain-containing protein, with protein MAIANSSPKQLAEQSRKELCYTVFATLNRLEIHASPVNYELMYEIISGSNPELREKFARLTKPIAEEELDALARAYLPHHFGKSLVDESTNRIQSELSTLKESLQSGQNSLSSYSSLLGQATGKISSIDPRDTKSIQSHLQTIRQLTEVQQSKSTQMLESVSTQISAVAAIASDVEEFERTKFTHLATNLANRRGFNKKLAELYGGERYPEGASLILCNLLALEPFEARELVKLKEAILERLGLVVSQTIQTTDFAAWLDRPQIGILVWTSAEAEIQKVSDQLKKSCQSAFDNRQRRMPVVLARFGCSTTFDAGTASELVGHAEKALQTATETASDRVMFFAGSEAGGTRKDWMLYRK; from the coding sequence ATGGCGATTGCGAATTCATCCCCGAAACAGCTTGCGGAGCAGAGCCGCAAGGAACTCTGCTACACCGTCTTTGCCACGCTGAACCGGCTGGAGATCCATGCCTCTCCGGTCAATTACGAGCTCATGTACGAGATCATCAGCGGCAGCAATCCAGAGCTCCGGGAGAAGTTTGCCCGCCTCACCAAGCCGATCGCGGAGGAGGAACTCGACGCGCTCGCACGCGCCTACCTGCCGCATCATTTCGGCAAATCGCTCGTCGATGAATCCACCAACCGCATCCAGAGCGAGCTTTCAACCCTGAAGGAGTCGCTGCAATCGGGCCAGAACTCGCTCTCCAGCTATTCGAGCCTGCTCGGCCAGGCGACCGGCAAGATCTCTTCGATCGACCCGAGGGACACGAAATCGATCCAGTCCCACCTGCAGACAATCCGGCAACTGACGGAGGTGCAGCAGTCGAAGAGCACGCAGATGCTCGAAAGCGTCTCGACGCAAATCTCGGCCGTTGCGGCGATTGCGAGCGACGTCGAAGAGTTCGAGCGCACGAAATTCACCCACCTCGCCACGAACCTCGCCAACCGCCGAGGCTTCAACAAGAAGCTCGCCGAACTCTATGGCGGCGAGCGTTACCCCGAAGGCGCTTCGCTCATCCTCTGCAATCTGCTGGCGCTCGAACCCTTCGAGGCCAGGGAACTCGTCAAGCTCAAGGAAGCGATTTTGGAGCGGCTCGGCCTCGTTGTGTCGCAGACCATTCAGACGACCGACTTCGCGGCATGGCTCGACCGGCCGCAGATCGGCATCCTCGTTTGGACGAGCGCCGAGGCGGAAATCCAGAAGGTGTCGGATCAGTTGAAGAAAAGCTGCCAGAGCGCATTCGACAACCGCCAGCGCCGAATGCCGGTGGTTCTCGCCCGCTTCGGATGCAGCACCACTTTCGACGCCGGCACCGCCTCCGAACTGGTCGGCCATGCGGAAAAGGCCCTGCAAACCGCCACCGAAACCGCGAGCGACCGGGTCATGTTCTTCGCCGGCAGCGAAGCAGGCGGCACCCGCAAGGACTGGATGCTCTATCGGAAGTGA
- a CDS encoding diguanylate cyclase domain-containing protein, with the protein MAVVSPSPKHIAQQIRRDVYYNAFATLERLQIDASPINYELMCEIISGNNPELREKFARLGRDVTEEDLDILARMYLPHHFGQSKVEESATRIQTELSTLKESLQSGQTSLSSYSSMLGEASGNFSAIDPGDTQRIQSELQAIRAATDIQRSKSDEMLESVSTHISAVTAISGDLDDFERAKFTHAATNLANRRGFNRKLAELYGERYPDGAALILCNLLALEPFEKKELIKLKEAILQRLGSVVSQTIHTTDFAAWLDRPQIGILVATTSEAEIQRIAEHIRTNCLRAFSGQRPGMPAVTAHFGCSTTYDADTAASLFIHAETALETATDQADEAVVFFLDSKAGGQRKDWSLYKR; encoded by the coding sequence ATGGCTGTCGTGAGCCCTTCCCCGAAACATATTGCGCAGCAGATCCGCCGGGACGTTTATTACAATGCCTTCGCCACGTTGGAGCGGCTGCAGATCGATGCCTCGCCGATCAATTACGAGCTGATGTGCGAAATCATCAGCGGCAACAATCCGGAACTGCGCGAGAAGTTCGCCCGCCTTGGCCGCGACGTCACCGAGGAGGATCTGGACATATTGGCGCGCATGTACCTGCCGCATCATTTCGGCCAGTCGAAAGTCGAGGAGTCCGCCACCCGCATCCAGACCGAGCTCTCGACCTTGAAGGAGTCGTTGCAGTCGGGCCAGACCTCGCTCTCGAGCTACTCGAGCATGCTCGGCGAGGCGAGCGGCAATTTCTCCGCGATCGATCCGGGCGACACCCAGAGGATCCAGTCGGAGCTGCAGGCGATCCGGGCGGCGACCGACATCCAGCGCTCGAAGAGCGACGAGATGCTGGAAAGCGTTTCGACCCATATCTCGGCGGTCACCGCGATTAGCGGCGATCTCGACGATTTCGAGCGGGCGAAGTTCACGCACGCCGCCACCAATCTCGCCAACCGGCGCGGCTTCAACCGCAAGCTCGCCGAGCTTTACGGCGAGCGCTATCCGGACGGCGCAGCGCTCATTCTCTGCAATCTGCTGGCGCTCGAACCCTTCGAGAAGAAGGAACTGATCAAGCTCAAGGAAGCGATCCTGCAGCGGCTCGGTTCCGTCGTCTCGCAGACCATTCACACCACCGATTTCGCCGCCTGGCTCGACCGGCCGCAGATCGGCATTCTCGTCGCGACCACCAGCGAAGCGGAAATCCAGCGGATCGCCGAGCACATCCGCACGAACTGCCTGCGCGCCTTCAGCGGCCAGCGGCCGGGCATGCCCGCCGTCACCGCGCATTTCGGATGCAGCACGACCTATGACGCCGATACGGCGGCGAGCCTCTTCATTCATGCCGAAACGGCGCTCGAAACCGCTACCGACCAGGCCGACGAAGCCGTCGTCTTCTTCTTGGACAGCAAGGCCGGCGGCCAGCGCAAGGACTGGTCCCTCTACAAGCGCTGA
- a CDS encoding AI-2E family transporter yields MDDVQTPVKADAGASSPVSSASIEPRVTEFLRLGVLALFAYWSFTLIAPFAIIAIWAGILAVALYPVFKALTALLGDRPRLAAAAITLVALAVIAGPLAAIALSFAEGVQALIAKLAAGTFSVPAPPDAVRDWPLIGDWLHATWSQALGNLEATLQRLAPSLLQAGGTVLGKIAGIGVDLIGFIVSVIIAGFLFRPGPRLGQGLKLFARRVAGERGTGFVDLAAATIRNVARGVIGVALLQALLAGLAFSLFGIPAASALAFAVLIFCIIQIGPAPVLLPVAIWAWMSMETVGALGLTLILVFIGLIDNVLKPMLVARGLKTPMLVILAGVIGGTISHGLIGLFLGPIVLGVFYDLVVAWMGSARREDEAKPV; encoded by the coding sequence ATGGATGATGTGCAAACTCCGGTCAAAGCGGATGCGGGCGCAAGCAGCCCGGTCAGCTCGGCGTCGATCGAGCCGCGGGTCACCGAGTTCCTGCGGCTCGGCGTGCTGGCGCTTTTCGCCTATTGGTCGTTCACGCTCATCGCCCCCTTCGCGATCATCGCCATTTGGGCGGGCATTCTCGCCGTCGCGCTCTATCCGGTTTTCAAGGCGCTCACCGCGCTCCTGGGCGACCGCCCTCGCCTCGCGGCGGCGGCGATCACGCTCGTCGCCCTCGCGGTGATCGCCGGGCCGCTGGCGGCCATTGCGCTGAGCTTTGCGGAAGGCGTGCAGGCGCTCATCGCAAAGCTCGCCGCCGGCACCTTCTCCGTGCCGGCACCGCCGGATGCCGTGCGCGACTGGCCGCTGATCGGCGACTGGCTCCACGCCACCTGGAGCCAGGCCTTGGGCAATCTCGAAGCGACGCTGCAGCGCCTCGCGCCCTCGCTCCTTCAAGCCGGCGGCACGGTGCTCGGCAAGATCGCCGGCATCGGCGTCGACCTCATCGGCTTCATCGTTTCGGTCATCATCGCCGGCTTTCTCTTCCGCCCCGGCCCGCGGCTTGGGCAAGGGCTGAAGCTCTTCGCCCGGCGGGTCGCCGGCGAGCGCGGCACCGGCTTCGTCGATCTCGCCGCCGCAACGATCCGCAATGTCGCGCGCGGCGTGATCGGCGTGGCGCTGCTGCAGGCGCTGCTTGCCGGGCTCGCCTTCTCGCTCTTCGGCATTCCCGCGGCGAGCGCGCTCGCCTTCGCCGTCCTCATCTTCTGCATCATCCAGATCGGTCCCGCGCCGGTGCTCCTGCCAGTTGCCATCTGGGCCTGGATGTCCATGGAGACCGTTGGCGCCCTCGGCCTGACGCTGATCCTGGTCTTCATCGGGCTCATCGACAACGTGTTGAAGCCGATGCTGGTCGCCCGCGGACTGAAGACGCCGATGCTCGTCATCCTCGCCGGCGTGATCGGCGGCACCATCTCCCATGGGCTGATCGGCCTCTTCCTCGGCCCGATCGTGCTCGGCGTCTTCTACGATCTCGTCGTCGCCTGGATGGGTTCGGCCCGGCGGGAGGACGAGGCGAAGCCGGTGTGA
- the rpsU gene encoding 30S ribosomal protein S21, which yields MQVLVRDNNIEQALRVLKKKMQREGVFREMKARSAYEKPSEKRAREKAEAVRRTRKLARKKLQREGLLPGPKKVARAR from the coding sequence TTGCAAGTACTCGTCAGGGATAACAACATCGAGCAAGCCCTCCGCGTTCTGAAGAAGAAGATGCAGCGCGAGGGCGTTTTCCGCGAAATGAAGGCGCGCAGCGCCTACGAAAAGCCGTCCGAAAAGCGTGCGCGCGAAAAGGCTGAAGCCGTACGCCGCACCCGCAAGCTGGCCCGCAAGAAGCTCCAGCGCGAGGGCCTGCTGCCCGGACCCAAGAAAGTGGCCCGCGCCCGCTAA
- a CDS encoding cold-shock protein, which produces MSRNSYSVGDTVVLRADLTRTASADRRCRIVGILPAAEYGEPQYRVRFGTENFDRRIFEGDIDATETDLPARQDDEAATVSGQPWLKPLSTKAAK; this is translated from the coding sequence ATGAGCCGGAACAGCTACAGCGTTGGCGATACGGTCGTGCTCAGGGCCGACCTCACCCGGACGGCGAGCGCCGACAGAAGATGCCGCATTGTCGGGATCCTGCCGGCGGCCGAATACGGCGAACCGCAGTATCGCGTTCGCTTCGGCACCGAAAACTTCGACCGGCGCATCTTCGAGGGCGATATCGATGCCACCGAAACGGACTTGCCGGCTCGGCAGGACGACGAGGCGGCGACGGTCAGCGGTCAGCCCTGGCTCAAACCGTTGAGCACCAAAGCAGCCAAGTGA
- a CDS encoding cold-shock protein — translation MNSGTVKWFNSTKGFGFIQPDDGTTDVFVHVSAVERAGMRSLVEGQKVSYDIVRDNKSGKSSADNLRAA, via the coding sequence ATGAATTCAGGCACCGTAAAGTGGTTCAACAGCACCAAGGGTTTTGGTTTCATCCAGCCCGACGACGGCACGACGGATGTGTTCGTGCATGTTTCTGCGGTTGAACGCGCCGGAATGCGCTCGCTCGTCGAGGGCCAGAAGGTCAGCTACGACATCGTGCGCGACAACAAGTCGGGCAAGAGCTCGGCCGACAATCTGCGCGCCGCGTAA
- a CDS encoding LysR family transcriptional regulator, whose amino-acid sequence MLNEIDLSRADLNLLVLFETVLDEGNVGRAAERLNLSASAVSHGLGRLRRLLNDPLFLKTPKGVVPTDRAKELATPIADILARVRSVISTAEPFDPARARRRFTIGTADGFSVFLPPLLDEIARNAPGIDLVVRHMQMETALSDLDGRLIDVAIAPFYELPARFTGQPLYEEEFVVAARSGHPFLKNPTIENYCRMQHLLVAPRGDLRGLVDELLESRGLSRRVALAVPNFLLALDLVSKTQLICFLPKRFVAMHAERFAVATTKLPLGLGSPSVQAVVPKAALMDAGLVWLLDVLGRPG is encoded by the coding sequence ATGCTGAATGAAATCGACCTATCGCGCGCCGACCTCAACCTGCTGGTGCTCTTCGAAACAGTACTTGACGAGGGGAATGTCGGCCGCGCCGCCGAAAGGCTGAACCTCTCCGCCTCGGCCGTCAGCCACGGTCTCGGCCGCTTGCGGCGGCTGCTCAATGATCCGCTCTTCCTGAAGACTCCGAAGGGCGTGGTGCCGACCGATCGCGCCAAGGAACTGGCGACGCCGATAGCCGATATTCTCGCGCGGGTGAGAAGCGTCATCTCCACGGCCGAGCCCTTCGATCCGGCGCGCGCCCGTCGCCGCTTCACGATCGGCACGGCCGATGGCTTCTCGGTTTTCCTGCCGCCGCTGCTCGACGAGATCGCCCGCAACGCGCCGGGCATCGATCTCGTCGTGCGTCACATGCAAATGGAGACGGCGCTTTCCGATCTCGATGGGCGGCTGATCGATGTGGCGATCGCCCCTTTTTACGAGCTGCCGGCTCGCTTCACCGGGCAACCGCTTTACGAGGAAGAGTTCGTCGTCGCAGCGCGGAGCGGCCATCCCTTCCTCAAGAACCCGACGATCGAGAACTATTGCCGCATGCAGCATCTGCTTGTCGCCCCCAGAGGCGACCTCCGGGGCCTTGTCGACGAGCTGCTCGAAAGCCGCGGTCTTTCTCGCCGCGTAGCCTTGGCCGTGCCGAATTTCTTGCTGGCGCTCGATCTCGTCAGCAAGACGCAGCTGATCTGCTTCCTGCCGAAGCGATTCGTCGCGATGCATGCGGAGCGCTTCGCCGTCGCCACCACAAAGCTGCCGCTGGGCCTCGGCAGCCCCAGCGTCCAGGCGGTTGTGCCGAAGGCGGCGCTGATGGACGCCGGTCTCGTCTGGCTCCTCGACGTGCTCGGACGGCCTGGTTAG
- a CDS encoding DUF924 family protein: protein MSDFIGYIETLALCSLQPAEGRGQPPARADTAVNARLREALAGEDRAAAVINFWRDAGPTRWFAKEPEFDRTFRERFLASHEAAARGELLHWTVSPEKTLALLLLLDQFPRNAFRGTPRMYETDALALGIARAAVDAGYDLKGPADLQLFFYLPFGHSEELADQERSVELARRLGEPSLSHAIGHRDIVRRFGRFPHRNGILGRTMTEEEQRFLDAGGFAG from the coding sequence ATGAGCGATTTCATCGGGTACATCGAAACCCTGGCGCTCTGCAGCTTGCAGCCAGCGGAGGGGCGGGGCCAGCCGCCGGCGCGTGCCGATACGGCCGTCAACGCGCGGCTGCGCGAGGCGCTCGCCGGCGAGGATAGGGCGGCGGCGGTCATCAACTTCTGGCGCGACGCGGGGCCGACACGTTGGTTTGCCAAGGAGCCGGAGTTCGATCGCACCTTTCGCGAGCGCTTCCTCGCGAGCCACGAGGCGGCGGCTCGCGGCGAACTCTTGCATTGGACGGTTTCGCCGGAGAAGACGCTGGCGCTCCTTCTTCTCCTCGATCAATTCCCCCGCAACGCCTTTCGCGGCACGCCGCGCATGTATGAGACCGACGCCCTGGCGCTCGGCATCGCACGCGCCGCCGTGGACGCGGGTTACGATCTCAAGGGACCGGCCGACCTGCAGCTCTTCTTCTATCTCCCGTTCGGCCATTCGGAAGAGCTTGCCGACCAGGAGCGCTCCGTCGAACTTGCCCGCCGCCTCGGGGAGCCGAGTCTGTCCCACGCCATAGGCCACCGGGATATCGTCCGCCGCTTCGGCCGTTTCCCGCACCGGAACGGGATTCTCGGGCGGACGATGACGGAAGAGGAGCAGCGGTTTCTCGACGCGGGTGGGTTTGCGGGGTGA
- a CDS encoding NUDIX hydrolase: MTTIRIAAALLIRPDGHTLLVRKRGASAFMQPGGKIGPGETPDAALARELKEEIDLHVEPASFEVLGRFSAEASNEPGHRVHADVFLVKTEQVHFHPAAEIEEAKWVSPFDIDGVALAPLTADQILPHYRELIGGRSTRRR; the protein is encoded by the coding sequence TTGACCACAATCCGCATCGCCGCCGCCCTGTTGATCCGCCCCGACGGCCACACGCTTCTCGTGCGCAAGCGCGGGGCAAGCGCCTTCATGCAGCCGGGCGGAAAGATCGGCCCCGGTGAAACGCCGGATGCGGCATTGGCGCGGGAGCTCAAGGAAGAGATCGATCTTCACGTCGAGCCGGCATCCTTCGAGGTCCTGGGCCGGTTCAGCGCCGAGGCATCCAATGAGCCGGGACATCGCGTCCATGCGGATGTCTTCCTCGTCAAAACGGAACAGGTTCACTTCCACCCCGCGGCCGAAATCGAGGAAGCGAAATGGGTGTCGCCGTTTGACATTGACGGCGTGGCACTCGCCCCGCTCACCGCGGACCAGATCCTTCCGCATTACCGGGAGCTGATCGGGGGGCGGAGCACACGCCGCCGCTGA
- a CDS encoding DUF4435 domain-containing protein, with product MEVAIAATTSLWSNAAVSKIELTVPEIVATIKKSSIMNIVIEGKDDVIAYRNIEDRAGSELGVVALLVSAGGRDKVLQIHDALVNDAAYTRCLFICDRDFWIFSGIPIEYQLNKILTTEGYSIESDLFRDYDLTNLLTSGERPQFLVEVEYFKRWFSYNVARKLRGESVSISAHVNEVVDQRLDELELETAFVSPGHSLAVYQTICSDPVRFLRGKSYLALCVRKLSASDRRPKHSSLSLFEHAVAARGALLRRLEDLVIDALRGDVQTQSVP from the coding sequence ATGGAAGTAGCGATCGCGGCGACAACCTCGTTGTGGAGTAATGCTGCCGTGAGTAAGATTGAGCTTACAGTGCCAGAGATCGTGGCGACTATAAAAAAATCCTCTATTATGAATATCGTGATCGAGGGAAAAGATGATGTAATAGCTTATCGGAATATCGAGGATCGTGCCGGAAGTGAACTCGGCGTTGTCGCTCTCTTGGTGTCCGCTGGCGGGCGCGACAAAGTCTTACAAATACACGATGCGCTAGTGAATGACGCGGCTTATACTAGATGCCTTTTTATTTGCGATCGGGATTTTTGGATTTTCAGCGGAATTCCCATAGAATATCAATTGAATAAAATCCTCACTACAGAAGGATATTCGATCGAGAGCGATCTATTCAGAGACTATGACCTCACGAACCTTCTTACGAGTGGTGAGCGACCGCAATTTTTAGTCGAAGTGGAATACTTCAAAAGATGGTTTTCATACAATGTGGCTCGAAAGCTTCGAGGCGAAAGCGTTAGCATTTCTGCGCATGTGAACGAGGTCGTAGATCAGCGACTGGACGAGCTTGAGCTAGAAACCGCGTTCGTTTCACCTGGACATTCACTTGCTGTCTACCAAACTATTTGCTCTGATCCAGTAAGATTTTTGCGCGGCAAGTCGTATCTCGCGCTGTGCGTTAGAAAGTTAAGTGCATCTGACAGAAGACCCAAGCATAGTTCTCTTTCACTATTTGAACATGCAGTTGCGGCGCGTGGGGCGCTCCTGCGACGTCTTGAGGATTTGGTAATAGATGCCTTGCGAGGGGACGTTCAGACTCAATCAGTTCCGTAA